In Janibacter sp. CX7, a single genomic region encodes these proteins:
- the mnmA gene encoding tRNA 2-thiouridine(34) synthase MnmA, protein MRVVAAMSGGVDSAVAASRMIEAGHDVVGVHLALAKNAKTLREGARGCCTIEDAGDARRVADRLGIPFYVWDMATPFARDVVDDFVAEYEAGRTPNPCLRCNEKIKFAALLDKALALGFDAVATGHYAQIVDGPHGRELHRAVDSAKDQSYVLGVLDEEQLARAFFPLGDTTKPQIREEAAARGFAVAKKPDSHDICFISDGDTRGWLTQRLGEQPGEIVDEGSGEVVGEHRGAYGFTVGQRRGLGLDRSDLDGQPRYVTRVEAASNRVFIGTADLLGTDEIEADHVRWCGPAASGRHRLGAQIRAHGEEIAATAEVVVDAAAEGGLRLVVRLDEAVRGAAPGQSIVLYDGTRVVGSGTIARAGRAARASA, encoded by the coding sequence ATGCGCGTCGTCGCCGCGATGAGCGGGGGCGTCGACTCGGCAGTCGCCGCCTCGCGGATGATCGAGGCCGGGCACGACGTCGTCGGGGTCCACCTCGCCCTGGCCAAGAACGCCAAGACGCTGCGCGAGGGCGCCCGCGGCTGCTGCACCATCGAGGACGCCGGTGACGCGCGACGGGTCGCCGACCGACTCGGCATCCCCTTCTACGTCTGGGACATGGCGACCCCCTTCGCCCGGGACGTCGTCGACGACTTCGTCGCCGAGTACGAGGCCGGCCGCACGCCCAACCCCTGCCTGCGCTGCAACGAGAAGATCAAGTTCGCCGCGCTCCTCGACAAGGCGCTGGCCCTGGGCTTCGACGCCGTGGCGACCGGTCACTACGCGCAGATCGTCGACGGTCCCCACGGTCGCGAGCTGCACCGTGCGGTCGACTCCGCCAAGGACCAGTCCTATGTCCTCGGCGTGCTCGACGAGGAGCAGCTGGCGCGCGCCTTCTTCCCCCTCGGCGACACGACGAAACCGCAGATCCGCGAGGAGGCCGCCGCGCGCGGCTTCGCAGTGGCCAAGAAGCCCGACAGCCACGACATCTGCTTCATCTCCGACGGCGACACCCGCGGCTGGCTGACCCAGCGGCTCGGCGAGCAGCCCGGCGAGATCGTCGACGAGGGCTCCGGCGAGGTCGTCGGCGAGCACCGCGGGGCCTACGGGTTCACCGTCGGCCAGCGTCGCGGGCTCGGCCTGGACCGCTCCGACCTCGACGGGCAGCCGCGCTACGTCACCCGGGTCGAGGCCGCGTCCAACCGGGTCTTCATCGGCACCGCGGACCTGCTCGGCACCGACGAGATCGAGGCCGACCACGTGCGGTGGTGCGGGCCGGCGGCCTCCGGACGGCACCGCCTCGGCGCACAGATCCGGGCCCACGGCGAGGAGATCGCGGCGACCGCCGAGGTGGTCGTCGATGCTGCTGCCGAAGGGGGTCTGCGTCTCGTGGTCCGTCTCGACGAGGCCGTGCGCGGTGCCGCCCCCGGTCAGTCGATCGTCCTCTACGACGGCACCCGTGTCGTCGGCTCGGGCACCATCGCGCGCGCCGGGCGCGCCGCGAGGGCGAGCGCGTGA